The Hippoglossus stenolepis isolate QCI-W04-F060 chromosome 11, HSTE1.2, whole genome shotgun sequence genome includes a window with the following:
- the LOC118117162 gene encoding small integral membrane protein 44 isoform X3 yields the protein MNQLPFVSLNASGGALLLNLSHVALEHRQLLQLSRRNEEEAYFVDYIPPARDAITLPRNVVYVLIGVVLVVVATYAIVGHLIKDLMHDLADWIFGPKPVEDDSEEGRAEVKEERCLSVSSKLMERDVLRMEMEKDGLLPGFHRGDGDHRRPSTPHLLRSSIPSSYPGEKRISTHSVTFACPLTPYVTSL from the exons ATGAACCAATTACCATTCGTGTCCCTGAACGCCTCGGGAGGAGCTCTGCTGTTGAACCTCTCACATGTGGCGTTGGAGCACcggcagctcctgcagctgtccaGGAGGAACGAGGAGGAGGCCTATTTTGTGGACTACATCCCCCCAGCTAGAGACGCCATAACTCTGCCGCGCAATGTAGTCTACGTCCTAATTGGGGTGGTGTTGGTTGTAGTGGCCACTTACGCCATAGTGGGACACCTGATCAAAGATCTGATGCATGACCTGGCAG ACTGGATTTTTGGGCCCAAACCGGTGGAGGATGATTCAGAGGAAGGTAGAGCGGAGGTAAAAGAAGAGCGATGCCTGAGTGTTTCCAGTAAACTAATGGAGAGGGACGTGCtgaggatggagatggagaaggaCGGGCTACTGCCTGGTTTCCACCGGGGAGACGGAGACCACCGCCGCCCATCCACCCCTCATTTGCTGAGGAGCTCCATCCCTTCGTCATACCCTGGAGAAAAACGGATATCTACTCATAGCGTGACCTTCGCCTGCCCCCTGACCCCTTATGTCACTTCCCTCTGA
- the LOC118117162 gene encoding uncharacterized protein LOC118117162 isoform X1, protein MRQEPFSQSRLFTTPANLDVLSMHKSTKKAEEPFRVLITRDDTELLSGYPLADGRYLKTLAMETTSDSLNARFREEDGSVLFESYIPPSRDAINLPSYILYLIMAVFILFFVLYAIIGHLIKDLIHDFADLLFGEQPEEVVVNYCEAKDKFMIDWCPETSPELEALARAEENKFMDRDFRKAPAIWILSTEPLGNLKSGPRVVFGNRA, encoded by the exons ATGAGACAGGAACCCTTCTCACAG AGCCGCCTGTTTACCACACCTGCTAATTTGGATGTCCTGTCTATGCACAAGTCAACGAAAAAAGCTGAGGAGCCGTTTCGAGTCTTGATCACAAG GGATGACACAGAGTTGTTAAGTGGATATCCTCTGGCTGACGGCAGATATCTGAAGACGCTGGCGATGGAAACGACGTCCGACAGCTTAAACGCTCGCTTCAGGGAGGAAGATGGGTCCGTGCTCTTCGAGTCTTACATACCTCCGTCTCGGGACGCCATCAACCTGCCTTCCTATATCCTCTACCTAATCATGGCCgtcttcatcttgttttttgttctctATGCCATCATCGGGCACCTCATCAAAGACCTCATCCATGACTTTGCAG ATTTGCTTTTTGGGGAGCAGCCTGAAGAAGTGGTGGTGAACTACTGCGAGGCAAAGGATAAGTTCATGATCGACTGGTGCCCAGAAACCTCGCCTGAGCTGGAGGCGTTGGCTCGGGCAGAGGAGAACAAGTTCATGGACAGGGACTTCAGGAAAGCTCCCGCCATCTGGATCCTCTCCACAGAACCTCTGGGGAACCTCAAGTCGGGCCCTCGTGTGGTGTTCGGGAACAGAGCTTAG
- the LOC118117162 gene encoding uncharacterized protein LOC118117162 isoform X2 gives MSRLFTTPANLDVLSMHKSTKKAEEPFRVLITRDDTELLSGYPLADGRYLKTLAMETTSDSLNARFREEDGSVLFESYIPPSRDAINLPSYILYLIMAVFILFFVLYAIIGHLIKDLIHDFADLLFGEQPEEVVVNYCEAKDKFMIDWCPETSPELEALARAEENKFMDRDFRKAPAIWILSTEPLGNLKSGPRVVFGNRA, from the exons ATG AGCCGCCTGTTTACCACACCTGCTAATTTGGATGTCCTGTCTATGCACAAGTCAACGAAAAAAGCTGAGGAGCCGTTTCGAGTCTTGATCACAAG GGATGACACAGAGTTGTTAAGTGGATATCCTCTGGCTGACGGCAGATATCTGAAGACGCTGGCGATGGAAACGACGTCCGACAGCTTAAACGCTCGCTTCAGGGAGGAAGATGGGTCCGTGCTCTTCGAGTCTTACATACCTCCGTCTCGGGACGCCATCAACCTGCCTTCCTATATCCTCTACCTAATCATGGCCgtcttcatcttgttttttgttctctATGCCATCATCGGGCACCTCATCAAAGACCTCATCCATGACTTTGCAG ATTTGCTTTTTGGGGAGCAGCCTGAAGAAGTGGTGGTGAACTACTGCGAGGCAAAGGATAAGTTCATGATCGACTGGTGCCCAGAAACCTCGCCTGAGCTGGAGGCGTTGGCTCGGGCAGAGGAGAACAAGTTCATGGACAGGGACTTCAGGAAAGCTCCCGCCATCTGGATCCTCTCCACAGAACCTCTGGGGAACCTCAAGTCGGGCCCTCGTGTGGTGTTCGGGAACAGAGCTTAG